The sequence below is a genomic window from Deltaproteobacteria bacterium.
GAGGAACTCTCTTGGCTGCCCCTGATCGAAAGCGGATTCAAGGTGAGGGCCATGTCACGGGCCCGGGCCCTGGGGATATGGCAGTTCATCGCCTCGACCGGTTACAAGTACGGGTTGAAACGGAACTCCTGGATCGATGAAAGGATGGACCCTGAAAAATCCACACAGGCCGCCATCGCATATCTCAAGGAACTGCATCAGATCTTCGGGGACTGGACAACAGTCCTGGCCGCTTACAATTGCGGCGAAGGAACGGTGTTAAAAAAGATTCGATCCCAGCGGATCAATTACCTGGACCACTTCTGGGACCTGTATGAAAAGCTTCCCAGGGAGACGGCCTCTTACGTGCCCAGGTTCATGGCCGTGCTCCACATCCTGAATAATCCCGCTGCGTATGGTTTCAACCTCCCTCCCCTCGATCAACCTATTGAAACTGAAAAGGTTACCATCGACAAGCAGGTACACCTGCGGACCATTGCGAAACGCCTTGGGATAAACTATCGACTATTGAAAGAGCTTAACGCAGAGCTTCGCAGGGAGCTCACACCGAACTCTGCTTACGAGCTCAAGGTCCCCAAGGGCAAGGGGGACGTGCTCCTCGCCGAACTCCAGGACATCCCGGCCTGGCGCCCCCCTCAGCCCAGATACCTTATCCATCGCGTGCGGAGCGGAGATACCCTCTCAGGGATCGCGAAGCGGTACGGCTCCTCGGTTCGTTCCATCATGGCCGCCAACGGATTAAAAAGCAGGAGCTATCTGAAGGTGGGATGGAGGCTGAAAATCCCGACCGGGAAAGGCGGATACATCTCATCGCGAAAGGGGACCCGGGCCTATATCCTCAAGCCCGGGGAACGCCTCGTAAAATACAAGGTCAGGCGGGGGGACTCCCTTTGGACCATCGCCCGCCGGTACAACACAACCACCAGGGCCATTCAGTCCATCAACCAACTCCGGGGCACCCGGTTGA
It includes:
- a CDS encoding LysM peptidoglycan-binding domain-containing protein, translated to MGRISRLLVAVSFCFSLYSAGCTPTRTQVVTQPVTKSVPEERESKPSAPLPPQKHETKPLPRPAENETKEKEQAHPPEKEEKSCEIYPVHAPVTLTNQELLDSALEYCQASNDFWERGDLDNALDALDKAYSLILKVNTDDDPEALQQKEDLRFTISKRIIEVYSSRFTVANGLHKAIPLVMNKHVKRAINSFKGREKKFFLDAYRRSGRYRPAIVKALREAGLPEELSWLPLIESGFKVRAMSRARALGIWQFIASTGYKYGLKRNSWIDERMDPEKSTQAAIAYLKELHQIFGDWTTVLAAYNCGEGTVLKKIRSQRINYLDHFWDLYEKLPRETASYVPRFMAVLHILNNPAAYGFNLPPLDQPIETEKVTIDKQVHLRTIAKRLGINYRLLKELNAELRRELTPNSAYELKVPKGKGDVLLAELQDIPAWRPPQPRYLIHRVRSGDTLSGIAKRYGSSVRSIMAANGLKSRSYLKVGWRLKIPTGKGGYISSRKGTRAYILKPGERLVKYKVRRGDSLWTIARRYNTTTRAIQSINQLRGTRLKTGQILLIPKPTPAGPPPSTRQYTVRPGDSPYLIARRYGMDLAAFLKLNNLTPRSTIFPGQVLRIRE